In Promicromonospora sp. Populi, one genomic interval encodes:
- a CDS encoding nucleoside/nucleotide kinase family protein — protein sequence MTAQSRSEVFQDIAEAAERLMETADRSGHRQIIGIVGAPGTGKSTVAQLVAQRLGADAVVVPMDGFHLANTLLEGTPLRERKGAIDTFDIGGYLSLLRRLRSRDEPVVYAPTYVRGLEEPIAASIAIPQGTRVVITEGNYLLVDDAPWSALRALLDETWFVDTPQDVRLARLIERHVASGMDRATATAWANGPDERNATLVNSTRHRVDRTIRWD from the coding sequence GTGACAGCGCAGTCCCGTTCCGAGGTTTTCCAAGACATCGCTGAGGCTGCCGAGCGCCTCATGGAGACCGCGGACCGATCCGGTCACCGCCAGATCATTGGCATCGTCGGCGCCCCTGGTACCGGGAAGTCCACGGTCGCCCAGCTCGTCGCGCAGCGTCTCGGCGCCGACGCCGTGGTCGTCCCCATGGACGGCTTCCACCTCGCCAACACCCTGCTGGAGGGCACTCCCCTGCGGGAGCGCAAGGGCGCCATCGACACGTTCGACATCGGTGGTTACCTCTCGCTGCTCCGACGCCTGCGTTCCCGCGACGAACCGGTCGTCTACGCCCCCACCTACGTCCGGGGACTGGAGGAACCGATCGCGGCGTCCATCGCGATCCCGCAGGGCACCCGAGTGGTCATCACCGAGGGCAACTACCTGCTCGTCGACGACGCCCCGTGGTCGGCGCTGCGTGCCCTGCTCGACGAGACGTGGTTCGTGGACACCCCACAAGACGTACGGCTCGCGCGCCTGATCGAGCGCCACGTGGCCTCCGGGATGGACCGGGCTACCGCGACCGCCTGGGCCAACGGACCCGACGAGCGCAATGCCACCCTCGTCAACTCAACTCGCCATCGTGTCGATCGGACCATTCGATGGGACTGA
- a CDS encoding substrate-binding domain-containing protein, translating to MRSIRKTSLRPAALAGSLLFVLAACSITAPSEEASGGGETGAGGDDTVTIGLITKTDSNPFFVTMREEAQTAADEAGAELIALAGAFDGDNEGQVAAIENLVSQGVDGIMITPNSSSGILAAIEQARSAGVLVVALDTATDPEDAVDATFATDNFAAGVAQGTWVRAALGDEEPQLIMLDGTPGGTVDTFRHDGFLEGFGIEEGDPAIVGAEDTNGDQTRAQTAMENLLQRAPDTNAVYTINEPAAAGGYAAIQARGLEDQITIGSVDGSCTGVADVAAGVIGATVMQFPARMVQQGTEAIVQFVEDGTRPSGFVDTGSVLITDQPVDGVDSENTAWGAENCWG from the coding sequence ATGCGCAGCATAAGAAAGACCTCCCTGCGACCGGCCGCCCTGGCCGGATCGCTCCTGTTCGTCCTGGCCGCCTGCAGCATTACCGCCCCGTCCGAGGAAGCCTCGGGCGGCGGCGAGACCGGTGCCGGTGGCGACGACACCGTCACGATCGGCCTGATCACCAAGACCGACTCCAACCCCTTCTTCGTCACGATGCGCGAGGAAGCGCAGACCGCCGCAGACGAAGCCGGCGCGGAGCTCATCGCGCTGGCCGGTGCCTTCGACGGGGACAACGAGGGCCAGGTCGCCGCGATCGAGAACCTGGTGAGCCAGGGGGTGGACGGGATCATGATCACGCCCAACTCCTCCTCGGGGATCCTGGCCGCCATCGAGCAGGCCCGGTCCGCCGGTGTGCTCGTCGTCGCCCTCGACACCGCTACCGACCCGGAGGACGCCGTCGACGCCACCTTCGCCACCGACAACTTCGCCGCGGGCGTCGCCCAGGGCACGTGGGTCCGCGCGGCACTCGGCGACGAGGAGCCGCAGCTCATCATGCTCGACGGCACCCCTGGCGGGACTGTCGACACCTTCCGCCACGACGGGTTCCTGGAAGGGTTCGGCATCGAGGAGGGCGACCCCGCGATCGTCGGAGCCGAGGACACCAACGGTGACCAGACCAGGGCCCAGACCGCCATGGAGAACCTGCTGCAGCGCGCGCCCGACACCAACGCCGTCTACACGATCAACGAACCGGCCGCCGCCGGCGGGTACGCCGCCATCCAGGCCCGCGGCCTGGAGGACCAGATCACCATCGGGTCCGTAGACGGCAGCTGCACCGGCGTGGCGGACGTCGCGGCCGGCGTCATCGGCGCGACCGTCATGCAGTTCCCGGCCCGGATGGTCCAGCAGGGCACCGAGGCCATCGTCCAGTTCGTCGAGGACGGCACCCGGCCCTCCGGGTTCGTCGACACCGGCTCAGTGCTGATCACCGACCAGCCCGTCGACGGCGTCGACTCCGAGAACACCGCCTGGGGCGCCGAAAACTGCTGGGGCTGA
- a CDS encoding LysR family transcriptional regulator, whose protein sequence is MTDVELRHLMTLTAVVDEGSFGRAASRLGYTQSTISQHIAALERAVDGRVFDRPGGPRRVQLTPLGQVVHTHAAELLAKADSLRAAVDGFKAGEGRLTIGTFQSVSSTLLPVLVRRLLDEFPQCEIRLSEEEDEFDSPDLSRVDLLFYDLRIDDADVEHIKLLDDPYLLVAPRGHFPDGPVELAELDGAPMVAWPPDCAQPALEEALAGSGIHPQVVFRASSNEAVLSMTRAGLGSAILPWLAVHGAGATSDETLSIHALRPAVAHRELYLLRRAHRTHSPLAARAAELTAEIARDLVPRQALVTRR, encoded by the coding sequence GTGACGGACGTGGAGCTGCGCCACCTGATGACCCTCACCGCCGTCGTCGACGAGGGGTCCTTCGGCCGCGCCGCGTCCCGGCTCGGTTACACCCAGTCCACCATCAGCCAGCACATCGCGGCGCTCGAACGCGCGGTGGACGGCCGTGTGTTCGACCGCCCGGGCGGCCCTCGCCGGGTGCAGCTCACTCCACTGGGCCAGGTGGTGCACACGCATGCGGCGGAGCTGCTCGCCAAGGCCGACTCGCTGCGCGCCGCCGTCGACGGCTTCAAGGCCGGCGAGGGCCGCCTGACGATCGGCACCTTCCAGAGCGTGTCCAGCACCCTGCTCCCGGTGCTGGTCCGCAGGCTCCTCGACGAGTTCCCGCAGTGCGAGATCCGGCTCTCCGAGGAGGAGGACGAGTTCGACTCCCCCGATCTCTCGCGGGTCGATCTGCTCTTCTACGACCTGCGGATCGACGACGCCGACGTCGAGCACATCAAGCTCCTCGACGACCCGTACCTCCTGGTGGCCCCGCGCGGGCACTTCCCCGACGGCCCCGTCGAACTCGCTGAGCTCGACGGGGCGCCGATGGTCGCCTGGCCGCCCGACTGCGCGCAGCCGGCTCTCGAGGAGGCGCTGGCCGGGAGCGGCATCCACCCGCAGGTCGTGTTCCGCGCGTCCAGCAACGAGGCGGTGCTCTCCATGACCCGGGCCGGACTCGGCTCGGCGATCCTCCCCTGGCTGGCGGTCCACGGCGCGGGTGCGACGTCGGACGAGACACTGAGCATCCACGCCCTACGACCTGCGGTGGCGCACCGCGAGCTCTACCTGCTGCGCCGCGCCCACCGCACGCACTCGCCGCTCGCCGCCCGGGCCGCGGAGCTCACCGCCGAGATCGCGCGCGACCTCGTGCCCCGCCAGGCGCTGGTCACTCGGCGCTGA
- a CDS encoding LacI family DNA-binding transcriptional regulator, which produces MVTMSDVARAAKVSTTTVSHVINKTRAVLPETEKAVRDAIEVTGYAGDGIARSLRKGKTDTIGLAMSAISNPYFGDVVHAIERTVTEAGYSLLLADTHDDPERERRAVMDLLSRRVDAMIVAPSADPTAMFDQLVRRAIPTVLIDRVPDETRPGMDAIGVINEEPTALLVDHLASHGHRRIAAIMSRPGLATTEERLAGYRAGLARNGLVPDPQLVQAGLDTDGDHTAEAVRLLLQLPEPPTAIVLGNNQVTIGTMAALQARRIEVPDDMALAVFDDFPWADFFHPRLTAISQPVDELGQGAVTLLLDRMRDGDLPARHIRLEPKFVRRESCGCKGDPAAA; this is translated from the coding sequence ATGGTGACCATGAGCGACGTCGCCCGGGCCGCCAAGGTCTCGACCACTACCGTCTCGCACGTCATCAACAAGACCCGCGCCGTGCTGCCGGAGACCGAGAAGGCCGTCCGCGACGCCATCGAGGTCACGGGCTACGCTGGCGACGGGATCGCCCGGTCGCTGCGCAAGGGCAAGACCGACACCATCGGGCTCGCGATGTCAGCCATCTCCAACCCGTACTTCGGCGACGTGGTGCACGCGATCGAGCGCACGGTCACCGAAGCCGGTTACTCGCTGCTGCTCGCCGACACGCACGACGACCCGGAGCGCGAACGCCGGGCCGTGATGGACCTGCTCTCGCGCCGGGTCGACGCGATGATCGTCGCCCCGTCGGCGGATCCGACGGCGATGTTCGACCAGCTGGTCCGGCGGGCCATACCCACCGTGCTCATCGACCGCGTCCCGGACGAGACCCGGCCCGGGATGGACGCCATCGGTGTCATCAACGAGGAGCCGACCGCCCTGCTGGTCGACCACCTGGCGAGCCACGGCCACCGCAGGATCGCCGCCATCATGAGCCGGCCGGGCCTCGCCACGACCGAAGAGCGGCTCGCCGGCTACCGAGCAGGCCTCGCCCGCAACGGCCTCGTCCCGGATCCGCAGCTGGTGCAAGCCGGCCTGGATACCGACGGCGACCACACCGCCGAAGCCGTCCGGCTGCTGCTCCAGCTTCCGGAGCCGCCCACCGCCATCGTGCTGGGCAACAACCAGGTCACCATCGGCACCATGGCGGCGCTGCAGGCACGGCGGATCGAGGTGCCCGACGACATGGCGCTCGCCGTATTCGACGACTTCCCCTGGGCAGACTTCTTCCACCCGAGGCTCACCGCCATCTCGCAGCCCGTCGACGAGCTCGGCCAGGGTGCGGTCACCCTGCTGCTGGACCGGATGCGCGACGGCGACCTGCCGGCCCGCCACATCCGGCTGGAGCCGAAATTTGTTCGCCGGGAGTCGTGTGGTTGCAAGGGTGACCCCGCCGCGGCGTGA
- a CDS encoding DUF2750 domain-containing protein produces MTTPSAANSARFFTEAIRDGVLWTVRDADGIPAPANSDGERAMPFWSLCSRAERVRDTSPE; encoded by the coding sequence ATGACGACACCAAGTGCCGCGAACAGCGCTCGGTTCTTCACCGAAGCCATCCGCGACGGAGTGCTCTGGACGGTTCGCGACGCCGACGGGATCCCCGCGCCTGCGAACTCTGACGGTGAGCGGGCCATGCCCTTCTGGTCTCTCTGTAGTCGTGCGGAACGAGTACGCGACACCTCGCCGGAGTAA
- a CDS encoding LLM class flavin-dependent oxidoreductase, protein MTTNLSSAIWVPLFDELADPRVAAQLAAEAEEAGWHGFFVWDHLTWPAPITRVADPWISLAAAAAATESLRLGPMVTPVTRRRPAKLARETAALDLLSDGRLIMGVGLGGDRYGAELTRTGEQTDDRVRAEMLDELLDVLVAAWSGEPVRHQGRHYTIDDITFLPTPVQPHVPIWAAGYAGNLKPMRRAARFDGYFPIGIEHPDQLAQTYETIQEHRADPTAPYDLVMSVLPGADPAPYVAAGATWCLTEFDPDVMTLNQVRGVLRDGPAIPSTEETPR, encoded by the coding sequence ATGACAACAAACCTGAGCTCAGCGATCTGGGTACCGCTCTTCGACGAGCTGGCCGATCCGCGCGTGGCAGCGCAACTCGCGGCCGAGGCCGAGGAGGCGGGCTGGCACGGATTCTTCGTGTGGGACCACCTCACCTGGCCGGCGCCGATCACGCGCGTCGCCGACCCGTGGATCTCCCTGGCGGCAGCGGCCGCGGCGACCGAGTCGCTGCGGCTGGGCCCGATGGTCACACCCGTCACGCGGCGTCGGCCCGCGAAGCTGGCCCGCGAGACCGCCGCGCTGGACCTGCTCTCCGACGGCCGGCTGATCATGGGGGTCGGGCTGGGCGGCGACCGATACGGCGCCGAGCTCACGCGCACCGGGGAGCAGACCGACGACCGGGTCCGCGCGGAGATGCTGGACGAGCTGTTGGACGTCCTGGTCGCCGCCTGGTCGGGGGAGCCGGTGCGGCACCAGGGCCGGCACTACACGATCGACGACATCACGTTCCTGCCGACGCCGGTCCAGCCGCACGTGCCGATCTGGGCCGCGGGCTACGCCGGCAACCTCAAGCCGATGCGCCGGGCCGCGCGCTTCGACGGCTACTTCCCGATCGGGATCGAGCACCCCGACCAGCTCGCCCAGACCTACGAGACGATCCAGGAGCACCGGGCCGACCCGACCGCGCCCTATGACCTGGTGATGTCCGTGCTGCCCGGTGCCGACCCCGCCCCGTACGTCGCCGCCGGCGCCACCTGGTGCCTCACCGAGTTCGACCCGGATGTCATGACACTCAACCAGGTGCGGGGAGTCCTCCGGGACGGCCCGGCGATCCCGTCCACCGAGGAGACGCCCCGATGA
- a CDS encoding endonuclease/exonuclease/phosphatase family protein, whose translation MSSAPARTRRGLLATVAITATLVALAAAPATAVPVTAAAPTAARPAAAAAPALSLDGANIAVDESVSITFDAGDALHELNWIGIYRDGATPGGPTSLDWRYVPDATGTVTWGPQNRTGWTHNAASIGAGEYDVYLLADDGYDVLAGPVDLTVRPAGTVPPAEPKPEVDGVSELNALTFNVWHGGTQIPNGAREIADIILETDADVTFLPEQGNAPAQVAALLGYDHLIAADTGIVSRYPILATDTVDGWWSKAVLDVNGTEVVAYGGHLEYRWYTTYLPRGYGGAIAGDWPDGWDTWDQLDAPVTDVDAILAANLQSGRPATAAALVEDVADERAAGRIAVVGGDFNEPSVQDWTDATADTQDHNGVVVPWQTTQTLLDGGLVDAFREVYPDPVANPGSTWPSDNPLFPTSDLTWAPEADERDRIDYLFVSPDERVSVDDAAVVGPQSTIVRNERVDDDSADVIWTPDAVWPSDHKAVLASFSICDFGCDPVSVSAE comes from the coding sequence ATGTCATCCGCACCCGCACGCACCCGCCGGGGCCTCCTCGCGACCGTCGCCATCACCGCGACGCTCGTCGCTCTGGCCGCCGCCCCGGCAACCGCCGTCCCGGTGACCGCCGCCGCGCCGACCGCCGCCCGGCCCGCCGCAGCGGCCGCACCCGCCCTCAGCCTCGACGGCGCGAACATCGCCGTCGACGAGTCCGTCTCAATCACCTTCGACGCCGGCGACGCCCTCCACGAGCTCAACTGGATAGGCATCTACCGCGACGGCGCCACGCCCGGCGGCCCGACCTCGCTCGACTGGCGCTACGTGCCGGACGCGACCGGCACGGTCACCTGGGGCCCGCAGAACCGCACGGGCTGGACCCACAACGCCGCCTCGATCGGCGCGGGGGAGTACGACGTCTACCTCCTGGCGGACGACGGTTACGACGTCCTCGCCGGCCCGGTCGACCTCACCGTCCGCCCCGCCGGGACGGTCCCGCCCGCCGAGCCCAAGCCCGAGGTCGACGGGGTGAGCGAGCTCAACGCGCTCACCTTCAACGTCTGGCACGGCGGCACGCAGATCCCCAACGGCGCCCGCGAGATCGCGGACATCATCCTGGAGACCGACGCCGACGTCACGTTCCTGCCCGAGCAGGGCAACGCGCCCGCGCAGGTCGCGGCGCTGCTCGGTTACGACCACCTCATCGCCGCCGACACCGGCATCGTCTCGCGCTACCCGATCCTGGCGACCGACACCGTGGACGGCTGGTGGTCCAAGGCCGTGCTCGACGTCAACGGGACCGAGGTAGTGGCCTACGGCGGCCACCTCGAGTACCGCTGGTACACCACCTACCTGCCGCGCGGCTACGGCGGGGCGATCGCCGGTGACTGGCCCGACGGCTGGGACACCTGGGACCAGCTGGACGCGCCGGTGACCGACGTCGACGCCATCCTCGCGGCCAACCTGCAGTCGGGCCGCCCCGCCACGGCCGCCGCACTCGTCGAGGACGTCGCGGACGAGCGTGCCGCGGGCCGGATCGCCGTCGTCGGCGGGGACTTCAACGAGCCTTCCGTACAGGACTGGACCGACGCGACCGCCGACACGCAGGACCACAACGGCGTTGTGGTCCCGTGGCAGACCACGCAGACGCTGCTCGACGGCGGCCTGGTCGACGCCTTCCGCGAGGTCTACCCGGACCCGGTCGCCAACCCGGGCAGCACGTGGCCGTCCGACAACCCGCTCTTCCCGACGTCGGACCTCACCTGGGCGCCCGAGGCCGACGAGCGCGACCGCATCGACTACCTCTTTGTCTCACCCGACGAGCGGGTCTCGGTCGACGACGCCGCCGTCGTCGGGCCGCAGTCGACGATCGTGCGCAACGAGCGGGTCGACGACGACAGCGCCGACGTGATCTGGACACCGGACGCCGTGTGGCCGTCGGACCACAAGGCGGTGCTCGCGTCGTTCAGCATCTGCGACTTCGGCTGCGACCCGGTCTCGGTCAGCGCCGAGTGA
- a CDS encoding ATP-binding cassette domain-containing protein, with the protein MTTPSQETSTQTPVLAARGLVKRYGQVTAINGADFDLRAGEVLAVIGDNGAGKSSLIKALAGAVVPDAGDILMNGTKVTFRNTRDARAHGIETVYQELAVVPALDIATNVFLGREIRRKGIAGSVFRRLDMPRMRREASGHLTDLKIGIKSVTQSVETLSGGQRQGVAVARAAAFGHGVIIMDEPTAALGVRESGMVIDLIRSIRERGIPVVLISHDMPHVFEVADRIHVHRLGRRAAVVDPRERSMSEVVALMTGAETPTETEAAGGA; encoded by the coding sequence ATGACCACGCCTTCGCAGGAAACCTCCACGCAGACACCGGTTCTTGCAGCACGCGGCCTGGTCAAGCGGTACGGACAGGTCACGGCCATCAACGGCGCCGACTTCGACCTCCGGGCCGGTGAGGTCCTTGCGGTGATCGGCGACAACGGGGCCGGGAAGTCCAGCCTGATCAAGGCACTGGCCGGGGCGGTCGTCCCAGACGCCGGCGACATCCTCATGAACGGCACCAAGGTCACGTTCCGCAACACTCGCGACGCCCGCGCCCACGGCATCGAGACCGTCTACCAGGAGCTGGCCGTCGTCCCGGCGCTCGACATCGCTACCAACGTGTTCCTCGGGCGCGAGATCCGCCGCAAGGGCATCGCCGGGAGCGTGTTCCGCCGACTGGACATGCCGCGTATGCGCAGGGAGGCATCGGGGCACCTCACCGACCTGAAGATCGGGATCAAGTCGGTCACCCAGTCCGTCGAGACCCTCTCCGGTGGGCAACGCCAGGGTGTGGCCGTGGCCCGGGCGGCGGCCTTTGGCCACGGCGTGATCATCATGGACGAGCCCACCGCGGCGCTCGGTGTGCGTGAGTCCGGGATGGTCATCGACCTGATCCGGTCCATTCGCGAGCGCGGGATACCCGTGGTGCTGATCAGCCACGACATGCCGCATGTCTTCGAGGTGGCTGACCGGATTCACGTCCACCGGCTTGGGAGGCGTGCAGCGGTGGTGGATCCCCGGGAGCGCAGCATGTCCGAGGTTGTGGCGCTGATGACGGGAGCGGAGACACCTACGGAGACCGAGGCGGCCGGAGGGGCTTGA
- a CDS encoding carboxylesterase family protein, translated as MTNLGRTMTGKMRKILLAAALFGVAAATSIPVTAAADTATSPAVTATANCNIPAPFSGTPLATSVGGSNNNTSWVLRPSVNDPKIQCGANAITLRTDVTYATVPGAGGQPRALKLDIQTPATGGPRPLVVYIPGGGFVFADKTGNIGRRTYMAEQGYAVASIEYRTILDGATYVDGVSDVKAAIRFLRAHAAEYGINSSEVAVYGESAGGYLASMVGTTAGVTKFDTGDNLNQSSRVQAVVEWFGASDLSKVASDFDPATKGYFENSTDNALVKYVLGPNDPRRLLDVPAAVAAANPITYAGFGDAPFIHFHGSNDRVISPSQTVLLHNALLGKRVQTTRFVVQDAGHGHLVPNGDTSVPMWSTRVVMDPVMNFLQFQLG; from the coding sequence ATGACGAACCTAGGGAGAACAATGACCGGCAAAATGAGAAAGATCCTGTTGGCTGCAGCGCTCTTCGGAGTCGCTGCGGCAACCAGCATCCCAGTAACCGCCGCGGCCGACACCGCCACTAGCCCCGCCGTGACCGCCACTGCGAACTGCAACATCCCGGCACCCTTCTCAGGGACGCCCTTGGCCACCTCCGTAGGCGGCAGCAACAACAACACCAGCTGGGTGCTCCGCCCCAGCGTCAACGACCCCAAGATCCAGTGCGGGGCCAACGCAATCACCCTCCGCACCGACGTAACCTACGCGACCGTCCCCGGTGCCGGTGGTCAGCCGCGAGCTCTGAAGCTCGACATCCAGACCCCGGCGACCGGCGGACCCCGGCCCCTCGTCGTGTACATCCCAGGCGGTGGGTTCGTCTTCGCGGACAAGACCGGCAACATCGGCCGCCGCACGTACATGGCCGAGCAGGGGTACGCGGTGGCCTCCATCGAGTACCGCACGATCTTGGACGGGGCCACTTACGTCGATGGGGTGTCGGACGTCAAGGCAGCAATCAGGTTCCTGCGCGCCCACGCCGCCGAGTACGGGATCAACTCCAGCGAGGTCGCCGTCTACGGCGAGTCCGCGGGCGGCTACCTGGCCTCAATGGTCGGCACCACCGCAGGCGTGACGAAGTTCGACACGGGCGACAACCTGAACCAGAGCAGCCGTGTCCAGGCCGTCGTCGAGTGGTTCGGCGCGTCCGACCTCTCGAAGGTCGCCTCCGACTTCGACCCCGCGACGAAGGGATACTTCGAGAACTCCACCGACAACGCGCTGGTCAAGTACGTCCTCGGCCCGAACGATCCGCGGCGGCTCCTGGACGTGCCGGCCGCCGTGGCCGCCGCCAACCCAATCACCTATGCGGGCTTCGGTGATGCCCCGTTCATCCACTTCCACGGATCCAACGACCGTGTGATCTCACCGAGCCAGACGGTCCTGCTCCACAACGCCCTGCTGGGCAAGAGAGTTCAGACCACGAGGTTCGTCGTACAGGATGCCGGCCACGGCCACCTCGTTCCCAACGGCGACACCAGCGTCCCCATGTGGAGCACGCGGGTCGTCATGGATCCGGTCATGAACTTCCTGCAGTTCCAGCTGGGCTAG
- a CDS encoding MarR family winged helix-turn-helix transcriptional regulator encodes MVVRTMQHFFDVLVRYETDLWAMVDSRLTAAGAVSLAKLEALRVVDRHAGRCRVHEISADLSITVGAASKLVDRTEQAGLVRREPNPQDRRSALVVLTPAGADALGFADEVASRALGDHLDGSGVDVAALTDGLAVLRERLAATKQLEVGA; translated from the coding sequence ATGGTTGTGCGGACCATGCAGCACTTCTTCGATGTACTGGTCCGGTACGAGACCGACCTCTGGGCGATGGTCGACAGTCGCCTCACCGCAGCGGGCGCGGTGTCCCTGGCGAAGCTCGAAGCACTCCGGGTGGTGGACCGGCACGCCGGCCGCTGCCGGGTCCATGAGATCTCAGCAGACCTCTCGATCACTGTGGGTGCGGCGAGCAAGCTCGTGGACCGGACAGAGCAGGCGGGTCTTGTGCGGCGGGAGCCGAACCCGCAGGACCGCCGTTCCGCGCTCGTGGTCCTGACACCGGCCGGTGCCGACGCGCTCGGGTTCGCCGACGAGGTCGCCAGCCGCGCGCTCGGCGACCACCTGGACGGATCCGGCGTCGACGTCGCGGCGCTGACGGACGGCCTCGCCGTCCTGCGCGAACGGCTCGCCGCCACGAAGCAGCTGGAGGTCGGGGCATGA
- a CDS encoding ABC transporter permease, producing MSTTTAVRPSAATGRSILQAMARNPLLGPVAALVVSVIIFSLVSDTFLNPQNLSLILQQSVVIGILAVGQTLIILTSGIDLSIGAVTVLGTIVMAQTAGTNGAVAALLTTFAVCTLLGALNGGLVTVLRLPPFIVTLGTFTAIQAAARLLAGSQTYQVPEGPLTFLGFFLNVGPFSTSLGVVAMLLLYAVAWYVLSQTAGGRHVYAVGGSLPAAVLSGIRSGRTVFSVYLMTGLIAAFAAWAALGRIPNADPNALQTANLDSITAVVIGGTSLFGGRGGVGGTLIGTLIVGVLRNGLTQAGVDSLYQNIATGILVIVAVTVDQFARRRAS from the coding sequence ATGAGCACAACAACCGCAGTGCGTCCCAGCGCCGCCACCGGGCGGTCCATCCTCCAGGCCATGGCCCGCAATCCACTACTGGGCCCGGTGGCGGCGCTGGTGGTGTCCGTCATCATCTTCAGCCTGGTCTCGGACACCTTCCTCAACCCGCAGAATCTGTCCCTGATCCTGCAGCAGTCCGTCGTGATCGGGATTCTCGCCGTCGGGCAGACCCTGATCATCCTGACCTCGGGCATCGACCTGTCCATCGGCGCCGTCACCGTCCTGGGCACCATCGTCATGGCGCAGACAGCCGGCACGAACGGCGCCGTCGCCGCCCTGCTGACCACCTTCGCCGTCTGCACCCTCTTGGGGGCCCTGAACGGCGGCCTGGTCACGGTGCTGAGGCTGCCGCCCTTCATCGTCACGCTCGGCACCTTCACCGCCATCCAGGCCGCCGCCCGGCTGCTCGCCGGGTCGCAGACCTACCAGGTGCCCGAGGGGCCCCTGACCTTTCTCGGCTTCTTCCTCAACGTCGGGCCCTTCTCGACGTCGTTGGGTGTCGTCGCGATGCTGCTCCTCTACGCCGTGGCGTGGTACGTCCTCTCGCAGACCGCGGGCGGTCGACACGTCTACGCGGTGGGCGGCAGCCTGCCCGCCGCCGTACTCTCGGGCATCAGGTCCGGTCGGACCGTCTTCTCGGTGTATCTCATGACCGGCCTCATCGCCGCCTTCGCCGCGTGGGCAGCCCTCGGCCGGATCCCCAATGCCGACCCGAACGCCCTGCAGACCGCGAACCTCGACTCCATCACCGCCGTCGTCATCGGCGGAACCAGCCTGTTCGGTGGGCGAGGCGGTGTGGGAGGCACCCTGATCGGCACCCTCATCGTGGGGGTCCTGCGCAACGGCCTCACCCAGGCGGGGGTCGACAGCCTCTACCAGAACATCGCCACCGGCATCCTTGTCATCGTCGCCGTGACCGTCGACCAGTTCGCCCGCAGGAGGGCCTCATGA
- a CDS encoding zinc-binding alcohol dehydrogenase family protein yields MSATMRAVVVDQAGGPEVLQVRRIPVPLPAPGWLRIKVKAFGLNRSELHFRQGQAYSGTFPRVPGIEAVGLVDQDPSGWLAPGTQVATMMGGMGREFDGGYAELVTVPAAQVIPFRSDLPWEVLGAVPEMLQTAAGSLRVGLEARDGQTLLIRGGTSSIGLALAVLAKARDMTVISTTRSESRRELLESVGVDHVLIDDGVIAPAIRELVPDGVDGAVELVGTNVLRDTLRAVRTGGVACFTGMLSDQWTVSEFYPMDWLPNGVRLTAYSGESADLAPATLQDFVDEVAAGRAVVPVGRVYRLDDIAQAHRDMEAGTIGGKGVVLT; encoded by the coding sequence ATGAGCGCGACCATGCGGGCTGTTGTCGTCGACCAGGCCGGAGGTCCCGAGGTGCTGCAGGTGCGGCGCATCCCGGTTCCGCTGCCCGCGCCCGGGTGGTTGCGGATCAAGGTCAAGGCGTTCGGCCTGAACCGTTCGGAGCTGCATTTCCGGCAGGGCCAGGCGTACAGCGGCACGTTTCCCCGCGTGCCGGGTATCGAGGCGGTTGGTTTGGTCGACCAGGACCCGAGCGGCTGGCTCGCCCCGGGCACTCAGGTCGCGACGATGATGGGCGGGATGGGCCGCGAGTTCGACGGCGGCTACGCCGAACTTGTCACCGTCCCCGCCGCCCAGGTGATCCCGTTCCGGAGCGACCTCCCGTGGGAGGTCCTGGGCGCCGTGCCCGAGATGCTGCAGACCGCCGCTGGCTCCCTCCGGGTGGGTCTTGAGGCGCGGGACGGGCAGACGCTTCTGATCCGGGGCGGCACGTCCTCCATCGGCCTCGCGCTGGCCGTCCTGGCCAAGGCGCGCGACATGACAGTCATCTCGACCACTCGCTCGGAGAGCCGACGGGAGCTGCTCGAGTCCGTCGGGGTGGACCATGTGCTGATCGACGACGGCGTGATCGCCCCGGCGATCCGTGAGCTCGTCCCCGACGGCGTCGACGGCGCCGTAGAGCTGGTCGGCACCAACGTGCTGCGCGACACGCTGCGCGCGGTACGCACCGGTGGCGTCGCCTGTTTCACCGGGATGCTCTCCGACCAGTGGACGGTCTCCGAGTTCTACCCGATGGACTGGCTGCCCAACGGCGTCCGGCTCACCGCCTACTCCGGCGAGAGCGCCGATCTTGCTCCGGCGACCCTGCAGGACTTTGTCGACGAGGTAGCCGCCGGCCGTGCGGTCGTGCCGGTCGGACGCGTCTATCGCCTCGACGACATTGCGCAGGCCCACCGCGACATGGAGGCCGGCACGATCGGCGGAAAGGGCGTGGTGCTGACATGA